The Bacillales bacterium genome contains the following window.
CGTTCGGCAAAAAATGCACCGTTATATTTTCCGGTCGGATGTCGTCCGGCAACTTCAAACGGGCAATCATCGAATGATGCGTCTCGAAGACGTCGGAATTGACGCCCGCGTGTCGGAAATCGTTGTTGAACGAATCGGGCATGGCTTGCTTCATCACGTCATTCACGTAGTCTTTCACCCAAGACATGTCTAAATTTCCTGTCCCTTCCCCGCGAAACAAATTCCACGGATTGAATGGATCAGCCACCTGTCATCCCTCCTCCGCTTTATCTTATGCCGCCATCAGCCCTTTCGACATTGACAAGAAAATGATTAGAAACAAAAAAAGATGCCCCCGAGAAAATAGGCATCTGCACCGCTGGTGCAATGGGAACTTACCACCTTTAATGGGCTATCTAAAAAATGGACGGACATTCAATCCTCTGATGAAGAAACATGCGCTGAGAGGATGAATGTCCGTTGCCATTTCCCGAGCGAAGATAAGACAAGGCTATGAAGATTTTAAGACTTTCTTTCCGTGCGGCTGCATTTCGAACGGCGCGGATTCAAGCGTGACGCCGATTCCACTGAATTGGAATTCGTGGGGCAAGGAATACGTCAACACACCCTCGCCGTCGGCGTTTGGCCGAAAGGTCCCACAATTCCAGCGGTGACCGCTGCTGGTCAGCAGCCAAACTTGGTAAGCTTCGTTTTCTTTTGGCGGTTTCATGTTGCGGAACGTTAATACGAGTTTATCTTGGCCGCCGTCGGAAACGCGATACGCCCTCCCGCTTCCGTGCGCCGATGCGTTCACCGGTTGAAGGGTATACATGCCGATGACATGGGATGCGCCAATCGTTTCTGCCATCTGCCATGGATCTTCGACGGCCTGTTCACGGTCGTAAATCACATAGCCGGCAAACAAAAGAAGAAGGGAAGAAGCGACAGCAATAAAGGTCCGCCGCAACAAGGGTCCGACCCGCCGCTTTCGGGGAACATCGACGTTATCAAAGATCCCGTCCATCACTTCTCGTTTTAACGATGGCGGTGCTTGCCGCATTTCGAAATCAAAGGCAAGGGCCTGCCACGTATCTTGCAGTCGTTCCAAGTCCCGGGAACACGCACCGCATGTTGAGAGATGGTTGAGGAAACGAAGCGTTTGCTTTTCATCAAGTGTACCCGCCAAGAACGGAATGACTTCATCCATTCGTTCACATCGTCTCCCCATGGTTCGTCTCCCCCTCTCTTTCCGATCGCAAATGACGCCGAAGCTGTTTCAACGATTGGTGCAGCCGGCTTTTCACCGTTCCAATCGGCTGTTGTTCCTGCGCGGCAATTTCCCTAATCGTCATCCCTTCCCAATACAAATAATGCAACAACCGTTGCTGTGCCGGAGTCAGCCGGCTTTTTGCTTCGCGAACATGCTGTTTCATCAATCGGGCAGAAACGATCGCGTCGACATCTGCTGTGTCCGACGAAGCAAATTTTACAAGGGAAGCTTTTCGGTCATACGCGTTTTCCTTGCGCAAGTGATCCGTCGCCAAGTTTCTCGTAATCGTCAAGATCCAGTTCACAAACGCGCCCTTGTTTTCTTCATACAAGCTCTTCGTTGTCCAAATGCGCATAAAGACTTGTTGGACGATATCTTTCGTTGCTTCCGTATCGCCTTTCGTC
Protein-coding sequences here:
- a CDS encoding Hsp20/alpha crystallin family protein, which produces MADPFNPWNLFRGEGTGNLDMSWVKDYVNDVMKQAMPDSFNNDFRHAGVNSDVFETHHSMIARLKLPDDIRPENITVHFLPNELKIDGLREPHVIRLPVNGSFKGSKAVYQNGVLEIRVPKRTGERYQQIPIEY
- a CDS encoding anti-sigma factor; its protein translation is MGRRCERMDEVIPFLAGTLDEKQTLRFLNHLSTCGACSRDLERLQDTWQALAFDFEMRQAPPSLKREVMDGIFDNVDVPRKRRVGPLLRRTFIAVASSLLLLFAGYVIYDREQAVEDPWQMAETIGASHVIGMYTLQPVNASAHGSGRAYRVSDGGQDKLVLTFRNMKPPKENEAYQVWLLTSSGHRWNCGTFRPNADGEGVLTYSLPHEFQFSGIGVTLESAPFEMQPHGKKVLKSS
- a CDS encoding sigma-70 family RNA polymerase sigma factor is translated as MNEKSDQQLMALIRDRQRSALETLYDRYVNVVYSFALKMTKGDTEATKDIVQQVFMRIWTTKSLYEENKGAFVNWILTITRNLATDHLRKENAYDRKASLVKFASSDTADVDAIVSARLMKQHVREAKSRLTPAQQRLLHYLYWEGMTIREIAAQEQQPIGTVKSRLHQSLKQLRRHLRSEREGETNHGETM